One genomic window of Candidatus Marimicrobium litorale includes the following:
- the aspT gene encoding aspartate-alanine antiporter, with the protein MDFLIDSINVHLRTLFAALPISALFLSLAAGYTIGKIQFGRFQLGGLAGTLFAAIIIGQVGVEVDDNIKTMSFAVFIYTLGYVSGPQFFQSLGRTTLDQLHLTVFAGVIIFITVWCAARFFDLDPGSAAGLLAGATTESASVGTAGDAIANLKITEQEKLRLQSNIAVTYAITYLFGFTLVIFFTTKIAPRLMGVNLRQASKEFEDAMGGPEKDLEDGQSEPLQDVRARLYRLTEKSFVGSTVAYIRESSKEAVHVVQLYRGDGQIKISPTTRLEHGDLVALMGPRTALASYGPQLGAEEGTVDGIQLIDETRDVVVTTRKLSGITLAEAKQVVDPAIRRGVFVLRLKRADRELKIWRGVMLQPGDVVTLYGPRDSVDKTARDIGYSVDPSKGVDYVYLGVGIIVGMILGLVTVPVAGADLGLHTGGGCLISGLVFGWLRARKPTFGSLPATTALHLRDYGLAIFIASVGLASGPHALTLLEEKGMLLPLLALITVSVPLLTCTLYAHRVLKMPPPVICGALAGVLTCTPALNALVSEADSEAPVFGYTVPYAVSNVILTLLGPVIVLAV; encoded by the coding sequence GTGGATTTTCTAATCGACAGCATAAACGTTCATCTGCGAACCTTGTTTGCAGCACTTCCCATCAGCGCCCTCTTCCTGTCACTTGCGGCGGGCTACACTATCGGAAAAATCCAGTTTGGCCGCTTTCAACTGGGCGGTCTCGCCGGCACGTTGTTCGCCGCCATTATCATTGGTCAGGTCGGCGTTGAAGTAGACGACAATATAAAAACGATGTCGTTTGCAGTTTTTATCTACACTCTGGGTTACGTTAGCGGCCCGCAATTTTTCCAAAGCCTTGGCCGGACGACACTCGATCAGCTTCACCTGACTGTCTTTGCGGGTGTAATAATATTTATTACCGTCTGGTGCGCAGCTCGCTTCTTCGATTTAGACCCAGGATCAGCAGCAGGACTGCTTGCCGGTGCCACAACAGAATCCGCGTCGGTCGGTACCGCGGGAGATGCCATTGCCAACCTGAAGATCACTGAGCAAGAAAAACTGCGCCTACAATCCAATATTGCTGTCACCTACGCCATCACCTATCTCTTCGGCTTCACACTGGTCATTTTTTTCACCACCAAAATTGCTCCCCGATTGATGGGGGTAAATCTGCGGCAGGCTTCCAAGGAGTTCGAGGACGCCATGGGAGGCCCTGAGAAGGATCTGGAGGACGGTCAGTCAGAACCGCTGCAGGACGTTAGGGCGCGGCTTTACAGACTCACCGAAAAAAGCTTTGTCGGGTCAACTGTGGCTTACATTCGTGAGTCCAGCAAAGAAGCAGTTCACGTTGTTCAGCTATACCGAGGCGACGGACAAATCAAAATTTCGCCCACGACGCGCCTGGAACACGGTGACTTGGTCGCGCTGATGGGCCCGCGCACAGCGCTCGCTTCCTACGGCCCACAACTGGGCGCCGAGGAGGGAACAGTCGATGGCATCCAATTGATCGACGAAACACGGGACGTCGTAGTTACCACCAGGAAACTGAGCGGCATTACTCTCGCAGAAGCCAAGCAGGTGGTCGATCCTGCCATTCGCCGAGGCGTGTTCGTACTTCGCCTCAAGCGCGCCGATCGAGAACTGAAAATTTGGCGAGGGGTCATGCTGCAACCCGGTGACGTTGTGACTCTTTACGGACCCCGCGACTCGGTGGATAAAACAGCACGCGATATAGGCTACTCTGTGGACCCCAGCAAGGGAGTAGATTACGTCTATCTTGGTGTTGGCATCATCGTGGGCATGATTCTCGGCCTCGTTACCGTTCCCGTGGCCGGCGCCGACCTTGGCCTGCATACAGGAGGGGGGTGCTTGATTTCGGGCCTGGTATTCGGTTGGCTGCGTGCACGAAAACCAACCTTCGGCAGCCTCCCTGCCACGACGGCACTGCATCTACGAGACTATGGCCTGGCGATTTTCATCGCCTCTGTGGGATTGGCCAGTGGCCCCCACGCCCTGACACTACTCGAGGAAAAGGGCATGTTGTTACCTCTGCTCGCACTTATAACCGTGAGCGTCCCCTTGCTGACGTGCACACTCTACGCCCACCGCGTGCTGAAAATGCCACCACCGGTGATCTGTGGCGCATTGGCCGGGGTGCTGACCTGCACTCCCGCGCTCAATGCGCTGGTCAGTGAAGCCGATAGTGAAGCGCCCGTGTTCGGGTATACCGTTCCCTATGCCGTGTCGAATGTCATCCTTACCTTATTGGGGCCGGTTATTGTATTGGCCGTTTAA
- a CDS encoding FHA domain-containing protein, with product MDKRKLVVQLAGRMGVAEEKAEEWLQAVMDLLHQAYVGDAVSDGEAQEQPVDRSLSSQGLPVLRPLTRVTKLAIDDEVAVAVDRFPYRVGRYEVPLDRFPFRVGREARVQTAAGVRGLMERRQTPAKKNNELYVKDQGKTVNVSREHFQIELKPDGSYELVDRGSACGTIVENQAVGGNYAGGRCPLNFGDSIIVGTPESTIVFEFSRVDQ from the coding sequence ATGGACAAACGAAAACTGGTGGTGCAGCTGGCCGGGCGCATGGGTGTAGCCGAGGAGAAGGCCGAGGAATGGCTGCAGGCGGTGATGGATTTGCTTCATCAGGCTTACGTTGGCGATGCGGTGTCCGACGGTGAAGCACAGGAACAGCCGGTAGATCGGTCGCTCAGCAGTCAGGGTTTGCCTGTCTTGCGGCCGCTTACACGGGTGACAAAGCTCGCGATTGACGATGAAGTTGCAGTTGCAGTGGATCGTTTTCCCTACAGGGTAGGGCGTTACGAAGTGCCATTGGATCGCTTTCCCTTCAGGGTGGGGCGTGAAGCGCGGGTTCAAACTGCCGCGGGCGTTCGCGGGCTGATGGAGCGTCGCCAAACCCCGGCCAAGAAAAACAACGAGTTGTATGTCAAGGATCAGGGTAAGACGGTCAATGTTTCGCGCGAGCATTTCCAGATCGAATTGAAACCTGATGGTAGCTATGAATTGGTCGATCGTGGCAGTGCGTGCGGCACAATCGTAGAAAATCAGGCGGTAGGCGGTAACTACGCAGGGGGCCGGTGCCCTCTGAATTTCGGTGATTCCATTATCGTGGGCACGCCGGAGTCGACGATCGTCTTTGAATTCTCAAGAGTGGATCAGTGA
- a CDS encoding LemA family protein, with translation MDVSTIILWLVLIGLVIYVTNIYNTLVTFKNRYLNAFSQIEVQLKRRYDLIPNLVETARAYMEHERTTLEAVVTARNDAAAILKGMQGGHIGPADLGKLASAEGAVGSALGKLNVTMEAYPQLKANENMMQLTEELTTTENRVAFARQGFNDAVMTYNTYRQSFPPLFFAARFGHPEDATLLEFEDSPAIQAAPQVSF, from the coding sequence ATGGACGTCTCGACCATTATCCTTTGGCTGGTGCTCATTGGCCTGGTGATCTACGTCACCAATATTTACAACACTCTGGTCACTTTCAAGAATCGTTACCTCAATGCTTTTTCCCAGATTGAAGTACAGCTAAAACGCCGCTATGACCTGATACCCAACCTGGTGGAAACTGCGCGGGCTTATATGGAGCATGAGCGAACAACACTGGAGGCTGTTGTGACTGCACGCAATGACGCTGCGGCCATACTCAAGGGGATGCAAGGCGGTCATATTGGCCCTGCTGATCTGGGCAAACTCGCAAGCGCTGAGGGCGCGGTGGGTAGTGCCTTGGGCAAACTGAACGTTACAATGGAGGCTTATCCACAACTGAAAGCCAATGAAAATATGATGCAGCTCACCGAGGAGCTTACTACCACCGAAAATCGCGTAGCCTTTGCTCGACAGGGCTTCAATGATGCTGTCATGACCTACAATACTTACCGGCAGAGCTTTCCGCCCCTGTTCTTTGCGGCACGGTTTGGCCACCCCGAAGACGCCACTCTACTGGAGTTTGAGGATTCCCCGGCGATTCAGGCAGCACCGCAGGTGTCATTCTGA
- the hspQ gene encoding heat shock protein HspQ, with product MLKRDAKFTIGQVVKHRLFPFRGVIFDVDPTFNNTEEWWESIPADVRPRKDQPFYHLLAENSEQTYIAYVSEQNLLEDHSGEEVDHPQLGEFFGAFHGTFYESRAQRGH from the coding sequence ATGCTCAAACGAGATGCGAAGTTCACCATTGGCCAGGTAGTAAAACACCGCCTTTTCCCATTCAGGGGCGTCATTTTTGATGTAGATCCCACCTTTAACAACACCGAGGAATGGTGGGAATCGATACCGGCGGACGTGCGACCCCGCAAGGATCAGCCGTTTTACCACCTGCTGGCTGAAAACAGCGAACAGACCTACATCGCTTATGTGTCTGAGCAGAACCTTCTCGAAGACCACAGCGGCGAGGAGGTGGACCATCCGCAGCTGGGGGAGTTTTTCGGAGCCTTTCATGGCACGTTTTATGAATCCCGCGCGCAGCGAGGCCACTGA